The Leptospira wolbachii serovar Codice str. CDC DNA segment GATTCATTAATTTCTTTGCTTTATCAAGTTGATCACGGTTAGTTTTTTGATCTTTTTTAATAAATCCAGAAGTAATAATAATGATTTTTTCTCTTTCGAAAAAATAGAAGAATCTGCAAATATTGGAACCCTGCTTAATTCTTAGTTCAAATAAACCGTTGAATCCAGCTATTTTTTTGGAAAATGGTTCCCTTAGTTCAGGTCCGAATTCCTTTAATAATTCTATAGTTCTAAAAGCTTTTGCTTTAATCTTATTTTCTAATTTTAAAAGAAAATCTTCAGCAGGTTCCAAAAGCTGAACGTTGTAGGTCACGGTATTTATATATCAAATATGATATAATATGTCAACTCAATTTTGAATTTAAATAGTCTTTTAGTGAACCACTTCTTAATAAATGATTTGCTGTGTAAAATACGAAAATGCCGAAAGGAACTTGAGTTATTAAGCCTAATAAAATTGGATAATTCAATGTACATAAACCAAAAATTAGATTAAATAAAATATCAAAAATCATAACTAAGACTGCTATTGCAATAGCGGTTTTAAAATTAATAAAGAGTAGGATAATTACAAGTGGATCAATGAAAACTAATGATGACCAAAAGGCATTAAGTATAAACGGTGCAAATGTATATCCTAGTAATCCCATTTTTATAATATCAATCGAGTGTGATATAGTTCCTATAGTAAATCCTATTATATAGATCAAAATGACTGCAGTATTCTGCTTATTGCGGTTCATAAATACCATTTTTAATTTTAAGAATTAGGTTTAAGCCATGTCGCATAACGAATAGACTTACCGAAGTTCCCCGACCCTGAGTCCCGGAACGGGACGTTAGGGACTGGCATGTAGCTTGCGGAAGCAAGGCGAATGCCAGAAGGGGAATTTGCCGTAGGCCAAGCGAGGCCTTGTGCCGAAGCGAAGCGGTAAGTCGCTGTTAGTTGCAGTTTTCACTATTTAAGATTAGATTTCTGAGTGAATCTCTTTATTTTAATTATTTTGTGATGTATGGAGGAAAGAAAG contains these protein-coding regions:
- a CDS encoding type II toxin-antitoxin system RelE/ParE family toxin, whose product is MEPAEDFLLKLENKIKAKAFRTIELLKEFGPELREPFSKKIAGFNGLFELRIKQGSNICRFFYFFEREKIIIITSGFIKKDQKTNRDQLDKAKKLMNQYKGEAT